In Candidatus Binatus sp., a single genomic region encodes these proteins:
- a CDS encoding HNH endonuclease: MLNSRVLVLNRSYLPVHVTSVKRAFALLYQGVAKAVDEQYRTFDFDSWRDLSIEVQHERLGIVNGFIRVPRVLLLTAYERVPKRHVRFSRFNIFARDGNTCQYCRKKLPRTELNLDHIIPRSRGGMSTWENIVCSCHHCNRRKGGRTPDEAGMHLFRRPRRPEWTPFSSEMFSLRRYREWMPYLSQVDSAYWNTELIQD, from the coding sequence TCCTCGTTCTCAATCGCTCGTATCTCCCGGTTCACGTTACCTCGGTAAAACGCGCGTTTGCGCTGCTTTATCAGGGCGTTGCGAAGGCCGTCGATGAGCAGTATCGCACCTTCGACTTCGACAGTTGGCGCGACTTGTCAATCGAAGTTCAACATGAGCGGCTGGGGATAGTAAACGGCTTCATCCGCGTGCCGCGGGTCCTTTTGCTGACGGCGTACGAGCGCGTACCCAAGCGCCACGTGCGATTCTCGCGCTTCAACATCTTCGCCCGCGACGGCAACACCTGCCAGTATTGCCGCAAGAAATTGCCGCGCACCGAGCTCAACCTCGACCACATCATTCCGCGCTCGCGTGGCGGGATGTCCACCTGGGAGAACATCGTATGCTCGTGCCATCACTGCAATCGGCGCAAGGGTGGCCGCACCCCCGACGAAGCAGGGATGCATCTGTTCCGCAGGCCGCGACGCCCCGAGTGGACTCCGTTTTCGTCCGAGATGTTCAGCCTGCGGCGGTACCGGGAATGGATGCCTTACCTGTCGCAGGTCGATAGCGCTTATTGGAATACCGAGCTCATCCAGGATTAG